TTTATCGCCCGAACATGGCGCTTTGCGCCGCCCATACTGTTTCCCCGTTTAAAACCATGGCGCCTTTGCGTCCCAATTTGCCCACGCTGCCCTGCCCATCAACGGCACGCGCCATAATGTCAAGGCCAAAGCCAGGGCAACCGAAAAGGGGGCAATATTACGCGAAAAACCATGTTTTTTTAGCGCGGCAGGAAAAGCGCGGCAAAAAACCGGCAAAGCGCCGAACGGCCGCGGCGTCCCCGGGGAAACAGCCGCGAAACGACGAACGCCGTTTGGCCGCAAGCGCAAACGGCCATGGCGCGGGGCGAAACGGACGGGGGCGGCAAACAAGCAAAACCATGGCACGCCGCTTGCCCGTCAAACGGTGAGTATCGCAAATGTTTCCGGATGCATGTTTTCCACCGCCTGCACTTTGATCTTCAGGCCGCGCGGCAGCCGTTGCAGCTCGCAATTGGTGAACCATTCGGCGACCAATGGGTGCGCTTGCAAAATCAGGGGGCGGGAACCGGTTGTGCCGGCCAATTTGCGCCGAACCGCTACCGCCACCGTTTCGGGCGATTTTACATAGCCGCTCCCGCCGCAGACCGGGCACTCGGCAAAAAGGGCGGCGGCGGTGTTCTGGCGGGATTTTTTCCTGGTCATCTCCACCAGCCCCAGCGCCGTTATGCCTAACACGCGCGGCTTCATGCGGTCGCCTGACAGAGCGTCGTTTAAGTTTTTCAATGTTTTGTCCCGGTTTCCCTCGTTTGCCATATCAATAAAATCAATGACAATTATGCCGCCGATGTCGCGCAGCCTGATTTGGCGGGCGATTTCCTTCCCCGCTTGCAGGTTGGTGAAAAAGGCCGTTTCTTCAAGGTTGGTTTCCCCTTTGTAGCTGCCGGTGTTCACGTCGATCACCGTCAGGGCCTCGGTGTAATCAAACACTAAGTAGCCGCCGCATCCTAAGCCGACCCGGCGCGCGTTGAGGCCGTCGATGGCCGCGTCCAGGCGGTAATGGCTGTAAATGGGCTCCGCCTGCCGATAGTTGACGATCCGCCCTTTATAGTCGGAATAGCTGAAAGACACCAGATCCGAGATGATTTGCCAAGTTTCTTTATCGTCCACCACAATTTCATCTATGCCGTCATTAAGATAGTCCCTTACCGCCCGCACGGGCAAATCGGCTTCCCGGTGCAGGAGCGCCGGCGACTTGGCCCTTTGCGATCGCGCCTCGATGGAATTCCACAATCCCTCCAGATAGCGGATATCTTTTTGGATCGCTTCCGCGTCGCGCCCGGCCGCCACCGTCCGCACGATCAGGCCGGCCTTTTTCGGCCGCCCCGCGACGGCTATCTCCCTAAGCCGCGCCCTTTCGGCGGGGTCGGCGATGTTTTTCGATATTCCCAGATAATTGGCGCCAGGCAAAAACACTACGTAGCGCCCGGCCAGCGCCGGCCTCGTTACCGCCCGCGGCCCTTTGGAGCCCATGGCGTCTTTGACAATCTGCACAATAATGCTTTGCCCTTCGCTCAAGTCCAATTTGTCGCCGTTATAAAAAAATACGTTGCGGCTGTACCCTATGTCAATAAAGGCCGCTTGTATGCCTTTCAGAATGTTTTTTACCCGCCCTTTGAAAATATTGCCGACAATGCGCTGTTCATTGTTGCGTTCCAGTACATATTCCTGCAATATGCCGTCCGCGACGAGTGCCATGCTGACTTCTCCGGGCGTTACGCTGATCAGGATACGATTCATTTCAACCTTCTCCAATCAAGGGTTTTCGGCCTTCTTTGTAAAGGCCGGTTCTGGTAATGCGCACCGCGAAAATGTCCAAGTTCAGTTGGAACCGGCTGTTTAAGGCATCAATGAGGTCGTTGGCCCTGAGCGACCCCGAAGCGGCAATCAGGCAGTCGAAACAAAGGCGCGTCCGGCCGGGCAAATTTTCACAAGCCACGGAAAGGGTATGTTTTTTCAGGTCAAGCCGGCGCGCCGGTTTGCCCGGGGCCGTTTTTTTGTCGTAGAAAAATTCCGCCGCCTCGTTGTACCCTGCCGCCGCGCTGTTTATCAATCCGGCCGGGGCGCCTTCCGGCATATCCGCCGCATAGGATGCCATAGACAAAAGGGCGGCCAGTTTTGGCGCTTTCTCCACGACGTCGGCGGCCAGCGCCCTGATCCCCTGCGGCAGCTTGGCGCTAAGCGCGGCGGCGGCCGCCGCCGCGTCTATCGGCGCGGCCAGTTCCAATTCCGCGTATTCGCATAGGCTCTCTATGCCCAGCCCGAGCGCCGACGCCAGCGACAATTTCATGTGCGGGTTGAAGCCTTCCGTCCACGCCGCCGGCAGCTTCGCCCGGCGCACGGCGCGCTCGAGCGTCCGCGTATATTCCAAATGCGATATGAACCGCAATCCGCCTTCTTTGGTGATTTTCAGGCGCAGTTTCATCGCGCCGCCATCGTTTTCCCAACGCCAAGGGCGGGGCAGACGCCGCAGCCGGCGCAGCCTTGGCGGCAGTCGGGGGTGGTTTCGCCTTTCAGCGCCTTTTTCCATTCCCTAAGCAAGTATTCCGGCGCGACCCCCGGGCGCACGTGATCCCATGGCAGCGGCTCGCCTTCGCCAAAGGCGCGGCGCCAAGGCGCTGCCGGGGCGTGTTCGGAAAGGGCGTCCCGCCACCGGCCGTAATCAAAGTGCTCAGACCAGCCGTCGAAGCGCGCGCCTTTTCGCCAGGCGGAGACAATAACCCTGCCCAGCCGCCGGTCGCCGCGCGCGAACAGGCCTTCGAGCGCGCCGGCTTGAGGGTCGTGGTATTGATAGGCAAGGGCGCGGCTGTTGCATAGCAAAGATTTCAGATAAAGCTGCTTTTCCTTCGTCCGTTCCACGCTGTCTTGCTCCGCCCACTGAAAGGGCGTCCAGGGCTTGGGGACAAAAGGCGAAACGCTCACCGTCGCTTTGACGTCCCGCCGCCCTGACCGGCGGCGCCCGGCGTCAATTACCTTAAAGGCCAGATCCGCTATGCCTTTAAGGTCGGCAAAGGTTTCCGTCGGCAGCCCGATCATAAAATATAGTTTGAGCGACGACCAGCCGGCGGCGAAAGCGGCGGAGGTCGCCGCCAGCACGTTTTCTTCGCTCACGCCTTTGTTTATGACGTCGCGCAGGCGCTGCGTGCCGGCTTCCGGCGCGAAGGTCAGCCCGCTTTTGCGTACCCCGCTCACTTTTTGGGCCACTTCAATCGAAAAACTGTCGAGCCGCAGGGAAGGAAGGGAAACGCTTACCCTTTCGCGCGCAAAATCAAGCGACAAATCGGCCAGCAATTCCGCCAGGCAGGAGTAGTCGGCCGTACTGAGCGAAATCAGCGAGATTTCGTTGTAGCCCGTACTGTCAACCAAGCCGCGCGCCAATCGTTTCAGCTGCGCCACGCTGCGCTCGCGCAAAGGCCGGTAAACCATGCCGGCGTGACAGAAGCGGCAGCCGCGCGTGCAGCCGCGAAACACTTCCAATGCTATGCGGTCGTGGATAATTTCGTTAAAAGGCACTACCGGTGCCGTAGGGTAGCCCGCCGCGTCAAGGTTTTTCACGGCGCGTTTTTTTATATAGGGGGGCGCGGCCGGATTTTGCGCGGTCAATTGCTTGAACCGCCCGTCGCCTGTATATTCGGCTTGGTAAAAACAGGGGACGTATATGCCGGGCAGACGGGCCAAGACTTCCAAAAATCCCCGCCGGCCGCCCGGCCGCCCGGCTTCTTTCCAGTCGCGGCAGGCGGCGGCGGTTTCGACGATCAATTCCTCGCCGTCGCCGACGATAAAAAAGTCAAAAAAATCCGCCAGCGGTTCGGGATTAAAGACGCACGGCCCGCCGCCGACCACAAAGGGCTCCTTTTCGCCGCGCGCCGCGGCCAGGACCGCGACTGCGCCCAAGTCGAGCATATTGACAATGTTGCTGTAGGTAAGTTCGTATTGCAGGGTAAACCCCACCAAGTCAAAAGCCGAAAGCTCCCGCCCCGTCTCCAGCGCGGCCAGCCGCCGCCCTTTGGAACGCATTAGGGCCTCCATGTCCGTCCAGGGCGCGTAAACGCGTTCCGCCTGTACAAACGGCAAGCCATTCAAGACGTGATAAAGTATTTTAAAGCCAGGGTAGCTCATGCCTACTTCATAAACATCAGGAAACGCCAGGGCGAAAGACACTTTTATCCCGTCCCGGCCTTTTATGATCGCGTTCAGTTCGCCGCCCGCATAGCGCCCCGGCTTTTCCACCCGCGCCAAAAGGTCTTCGTTGTTGATCATTGCGCCTCCAAACATAATTTCAGAAAAGCAGCCCTCTGCGGCGCATGTTTATATTGAGCAATATGCTTACGCACAGCATGTTGACCGTGAGCGAGCTGACGCCGTAGCTCATGAAAGGCAGCGGGATGCCGGTTACCGGCATTATCCCCACCGTCATGCCGATGTTTACCACTATGTGAAAGGCCAGCATGCTCACGATCCCCATGGCCAAAAGCGCCCCAAAGTCATCTTTGGCTTCCATGGCGATCTTTATCCCCCGATAAAATATTACGCCGTAAAGCACGAGCACGACCATAACCCCGGCAAAGCCGAGTTCTTCGCCGATTACCGCGAAGATGAAATCCGTATGGTTTTCCGGCAGAAAACTCAACTGGCTCTGCGTACCCGCGAACAGCCCCTTGCCGGTAAGCATGCCGGAACCGATGGCGATCTTGGACTGTATGACATGATACCCTGAATTGTAAGGGTCCCTTTCCGGATTGAGAAAAACAAGTATGCGCTGTTTCTGGTAGTCTTTGAGCAGATGCCAGAAAACTGGCGTCAGCGCCAGCATGACGCCGGCAAGGTAACCATAAAAGCGCGCCGGCATGCCGGCTATGTAAAGCATAACGGCGGTAATGAAGAGAAACACCAGCGAAGTGCCAAGATCCGGCTGCCTGAGCACGAGCAAAAAAGGCAGGAAAACGTAGCCGATCGCCGGCACCGCGTCCAACGCCCCGTCCAAATTTTCCTTGCAGCGGTTCAGGATGCTGGCCAGGCCGACGATCGTGATTATTTTGGCAAATTCGCTCGGCTGCACGCTAAGCGGCCCTATCTGCAGCCAGCGCTGGGCCCCGAGGGCGGAATGCCCGGCGAACAGGACCGCCAGCAGCATAAAAATATTGAATATATACAAAGGCACGCTCAAATGTTCAAGCTGTCCGTAGTCAAAGCGCAAAAAGAAAAACGCCAGAGCCAAGTTCAACAAAAAAAATAAGGCCTGTTTTTGCACATATTCGTTTGCGCCAACGTGCAGGCTGTTAACATGCGTTGCGCTGGCAATCATGGCCACGCTTATCATATTGAGCGACACCACCGCGGCAATGAGGACAAAATCCAGATTGCGCAGCAACCTGTTGTCAGACATGGGCCGTTACACCAATCCGTTTTTGCTGTTGCCGTCAATTTGCAGCCTGGCCAAGTGCTTTATTTTCAGCACCGGGATATCGGCTACCAGCGACACTTTGTGTTCGCCGGCGTAAAGCTGTATTTGCACCTCGTCCTCGCCGATGTCCATGTACCTTGATACGGCGGCCACCACATCATAGCGCACCGCGCGCATAAATTGCGGCGATATGTCTACGCGGTCGCGCAAAAGCACTTGCCGCAGGCGCTCTTTGGCAATCAATTTTGATTTTTTCTTTTCCCGGGCGCTGATAACATTTTGAATGACTCTCAAAAGACCCACCCTCTTGCCCTCCTGTCAGGAAAACCCGAATAGCCTCTTGAGCCTGCCCAAAAAGGTCTCTTTGAACCTTATGTCCATCAAAGGCACTTCTTCGCCGGCAAGCCGGAGCGCAATGTTTTTGTACGCCCGGCCGGCTATCGACGACGGGTTGGCTACCGCCGGCTCTCCCCGGTTCGTGGACACCACTATATATTCGTCCTCGGGCACAATGCCAAGAAGGCTTATGGACAATATTTCGACAACATCCTCTATGTCCATCATGTCGCCTTTTTGGATCATCTGCGGCCTTATGCGGTTGATCACCAAAAGCGGGCCGGCTTTGCCCATGTCTTCCAAAAGGCCGATTATGCGGTCGGCGTCGCGCACCGCCGATACTTCCGGCGTGGTTACGATTACGGACCTGTCCGCGCCGGCGATCGCGTTTTTGAACCCTTGTTCTATGCCGGCCGGACAATCAACCACGACATAATCAAAATCAAGCATAAGTTCACGGCAAAGCATTCCCATCTGGTCGGCGGTTACGGCGTTTTTGTCCTTGGTTTGGGCGGCGGGCAGAAGATGCAGTTTTTCAAACCTTTTGTCGCGGATGATCGCCATGTTCAAGTCGCAATTGCCTTCGACGACATCCACCAAGTCATAAACTATCCTGTTTTCCAGCCCCATCACTACGTCCAGGTTCCTGAGCCCGATGTCGGCATCGACCATGATCACCTTTTTGCCCAAAAGCGCGAACCCTGTGCCAATGTTTGCCGTCGTAGTAGTCTTGCCGACGCCGCCCTTGCCCGACGTAACGACTATTACCTCTCCCATGGGAAATCCTCCTCACCGACAAATCGTATATGTTGCAATTTGACCAAAGGCCCGCCGGCCGCGCGGCCTTGCCCGGGCGGCAAGTTTGCCCTCAGCGGCGAATGGTCCTTATTTCTATCTGATTGTTGTATATCCTGGCCACGCCGAAACCGACCGCCCCGGCCGGTTCGTCCGGCGCCCGGACTATAAGATCGGCGATGCGTATCTGCCCGCCGCTGAAACTGCCCGCCGCTATCGACGCCGAACGGTCCCCCCGGCAGCCTGCGTACAAAATCCCGCGCGTTACGCCCGCCACGATAATGTCGTTTTTCGCGAATATCCGCGCCGTAGGATTGATGTCGCCGAAAACTATGACCGACCCGTCATAACGTATTTCCTGCCCGCCGCGCACCGTGCGGTAAATGGTCAGCGCCGGCCTGTCCGCGCTCTCGTAATTCACAATGTTGTCGTGCTGTCGCTCGGACAAAACAATGTCCCCGACCGGCTCTTCGTCGGGCTCTTCCGGCACGGCGGAAGCGGCGGCGGACGCCGTTTCCGCAGCCGGCGTTTGCCGCGCGGAGCCGTCTTCAAAAAGCATGCTTTTTGCCATCATGTCTCCTTCGTCCGCATCCGCCCGCGCGCGATTGCCTTCGCCGGGAAGGGGCACGGCCTCCGCCGCTTGTCCTGCGGGCGCCCGGGGTCCCCCCGTTTCTTCTCCCGATGCGCCTTCGTCGTTTGCCGGCGGCTGTTCCGGCAATTCTACCCAGGCGCCCTGGTCTTTCCACAGCCATAATTCTTCCGCCGCGCACGGCCCGGCTCGCCCGTCGTCCGCCGGCGCCGCCGGCAGCCCATCCGTCCCGGATTCGCGCCCATCCTCCTGCGGCGGACAAGCCGGCTGTTCCGCTTCGTTATCTTTGGCCATCATTTCCATTTCA
The sequence above is a segment of the Acidaminococcales bacterium genome. Coding sequences within it:
- a CDS encoding Rne/Rng family ribonuclease; this translates as MNRILISVTPGEVSMALVADGILQEYVLERNNEQRIVGNIFKGRVKNILKGIQAAFIDIGYSRNVFFYNGDKLDLSEGQSIIVQIVKDAMGSKGPRAVTRPALAGRYVVFLPGANYLGISKNIADPAERARLREIAVAGRPKKAGLIVRTVAAGRDAEAIQKDIRYLEGLWNSIEARSQRAKSPALLHREADLPVRAVRDYLNDGIDEIVVDDKETWQIISDLVSFSYSDYKGRIVNYRQAEPIYSHYRLDAAIDGLNARRVGLGCGGYLVFDYTEALTVIDVNTGSYKGETNLEETAFFTNLQAGKEIARQIRLRDIGGIIVIDFIDMANEGNRDKTLKNLNDALSGDRMKPRVLGITALGLVEMTRKKSRQNTAAALFAECPVCGGSGYVKSPETVAVAVRRKLAGTTGSRPLILQAHPLVAEWFTNCELQRLPRGLKIKVQAVENMHPETFAILTV
- a CDS encoding TIGR03936 family radical SAM-associated protein, with the protein product MKLRLKITKEGGLRFISHLEYTRTLERAVRRAKLPAAWTEGFNPHMKLSLASALGLGIESLCEYAELELAAPIDAAAAAAALSAKLPQGIRALAADVVEKAPKLAALLSMASYAADMPEGAPAGLINSAAAGYNEAAEFFYDKKTAPGKPARRLDLKKHTLSVACENLPGRTRLCFDCLIAASGSLRANDLIDALNSRFQLNLDIFAVRITRTGLYKEGRKPLIGEG
- a CDS encoding TIGR03960 family B12-binding radical SAM protein gives rise to the protein MINNEDLLARVEKPGRYAGGELNAIIKGRDGIKVSFALAFPDVYEVGMSYPGFKILYHVLNGLPFVQAERVYAPWTDMEALMRSKGRRLAALETGRELSAFDLVGFTLQYELTYSNIVNMLDLGAVAVLAAARGEKEPFVVGGGPCVFNPEPLADFFDFFIVGDGEELIVETAAACRDWKEAGRPGGRRGFLEVLARLPGIYVPCFYQAEYTGDGRFKQLTAQNPAAPPYIKKRAVKNLDAAGYPTAPVVPFNEIIHDRIALEVFRGCTRGCRFCHAGMVYRPLRERSVAQLKRLARGLVDSTGYNEISLISLSTADYSCLAELLADLSLDFARERVSVSLPSLRLDSFSIEVAQKVSGVRKSGLTFAPEAGTQRLRDVINKGVSEENVLAATSAAFAAGWSSLKLYFMIGLPTETFADLKGIADLAFKVIDAGRRRSGRRDVKATVSVSPFVPKPWTPFQWAEQDSVERTKEKQLYLKSLLCNSRALAYQYHDPQAGALEGLFARGDRRLGRVIVSAWRKGARFDGWSEHFDYGRWRDALSEHAPAAPWRRAFGEGEPLPWDHVRPGVAPEYLLREWKKALKGETTPDCRQGCAGCGVCPALGVGKTMAAR
- the rodA gene encoding rod shape-determining protein RodA; this encodes MSDNRLLRNLDFVLIAAVVSLNMISVAMIASATHVNSLHVGANEYVQKQALFFLLNLALAFFFLRFDYGQLEHLSVPLYIFNIFMLLAVLFAGHSALGAQRWLQIGPLSVQPSEFAKIITIVGLASILNRCKENLDGALDAVPAIGYVFLPFLLVLRQPDLGTSLVFLFITAVMLYIAGMPARFYGYLAGVMLALTPVFWHLLKDYQKQRILVFLNPERDPYNSGYHVIQSKIAIGSGMLTGKGLFAGTQSQLSFLPENHTDFIFAVIGEELGFAGVMVVLVLYGVIFYRGIKIAMEAKDDFGALLAMGIVSMLAFHIVVNIGMTVGIMPVTGIPLPFMSYGVSSLTVNMLCVSILLNINMRRRGLLF
- the minE gene encoding cell division topological specificity factor MinE, whose amino-acid sequence is MGLLRVIQNVISAREKKKSKLIAKERLRQVLLRDRVDISPQFMRAVRYDVVAAVSRYMDIGEDEVQIQLYAGEHKVSLVADIPVLKIKHLARLQIDGNSKNGLV
- the minD gene encoding septum site-determining protein MinD; the protein is MGEVIVVTSGKGGVGKTTTTANIGTGFALLGKKVIMVDADIGLRNLDVVMGLENRIVYDLVDVVEGNCDLNMAIIRDKRFEKLHLLPAAQTKDKNAVTADQMGMLCRELMLDFDYVVVDCPAGIEQGFKNAIAGADRSVIVTTPEVSAVRDADRIIGLLEDMGKAGPLLVINRIRPQMIQKGDMMDIEDVVEILSISLLGIVPEDEYIVVSTNRGEPAVANPSSIAGRAYKNIALRLAGEEVPLMDIRFKETFLGRLKRLFGFS